From Nocardioides daedukensis, the proteins below share one genomic window:
- a CDS encoding IS3 family transposase (programmed frameshift), with protein sequence MPKKIDEELKARAVRLVLEHRGEYPNLTAASVAVAKQLGVGKESVRRWVLQADVDAGRREGTTTEESEEIKRLKAENRRLREDVAILKAATFFLRGGARPPQPLMMGFLDTMRAEGHAVESICRVLREQGCQSAARTYRSWKSPQRRVAARTLTDAEVVDVVRDLVWSPCPKTGRPKLTPEGLYGRRKMTALVRRRRLPEASAGSVDRAMRTLGLSGVRRDKGVRTTIPAKDGKRAGDLLDRDFTAPAPNRVWVTDFTYVRTWSPAWGYVAFIVDVFSQRIVAWHASTSKATDLVMTPLRMAIWQRDHEGNPVVPEDLIHHSDAGSQYTSIRFTEHLELEGIQPSIGSVGDAYDNALMETINGLYKAECIRTTVFHDGPYKTIADVEFATAGWVDWYNQRRLHGSLGMISPVEFEQHHYAALNREPQPA encoded by the exons ATGCCGAAGAAGATCGATGAGGAGCTGAAGGCCAGGGCGGTTCGTCTGGTGCTGGAGCATCGTGGCGAGTACCCGAATCTGACGGCCGCCTCGGTGGCGGTGGCCAAGCAGCTCGGCGTGGGCAAGGAGTCCGTGCGCCGGTGGGTCTTGCAGGCCGACGTTGATGCTGGTCGTCGTGAGGGCACCACGACCGAGGAGTCCGAAGAGATCAAGCGGCTCAAGGCCGAGAACCGGCGGCTGCGCGAGGACGTCGCGATCTTGAAGGCAGCGACGT TCTTTCTTCGTGGGGGAGCTCGACCCCCGCAACCGTTGATGATGGGCTTCCTCGACACGATGCGTGCCGAGGGACATGCGGTCGAGTCGATCTGTCGGGTGCTGCGCGAGCAGGGCTGTCAGAGCGCCGCACGGACCTACCGGTCCTGGAAGAGCCCACAACGCCGCGTCGCGGCACGCACCCTGACCGATGCCGAGGTAGTCGACGTGGTGCGGGATCTGGTCTGGTCGCCGTGTCCGAAGACCGGCCGTCCCAAGCTGACCCCAGAAGGGCTCTACGGCCGCCGCAAGATGACCGCGCTCGTGCGGCGGCGTCGGTTGCCCGAGGCCTCTGCGGGCAGCGTGGACCGGGCCATGCGCACCCTCGGCCTGTCCGGTGTGCGGCGCGACAAGGGGGTCCGGACCACCATCCCGGCCAAGGACGGCAAACGTGCCGGTGACCTGCTCGATCGCGACTTCACCGCCCCGGCACCGAACCGGGTCTGGGTCACCGACTTCACCTACGTCAGGACTTGGTCGCCGGCCTGGGGGTACGTGGCGTTCATCGTCGACGTGTTCTCCCAGCGGATCGTGGCCTGGCACGCCTCGACGTCGAAGGCCACCGACCTGGTCATGACGCCGCTGCGGATGGCGATCTGGCAGCGCGATCACGAGGGCAACCCCGTGGTCCCCGAAGACCTGATCCATCACTCGGATGCGGGCAGCCAGTACACGTCAATTCGGTTCACTGAGCACCTCGAGCTCGAGGGCATCCAGCCCTCGATCGGGTCCGTTGGCGACGCCTACGACAATGCCCTGATGGAGACCATCAACGGGCTCTACAAAGCCGAGTGCATCCGCACCACTGTCTTCCACGACGGCCCCTACAAGACGATCGCGGACGTCGAGTTCGCCACCGCCGGCTGGGTCGATTGGTACAACCAGCGACGGCTCCACGGAAGCCTTGGCATGATCAGCCCCGTGGAGTTCGAGCAACACCACTACGCAGCCCTCAACCGAGAGCCGCAACCCGCATAG